In the genome of Alphaproteobacteria bacterium, one region contains:
- a CDS encoding MFS transporter: MLSLTSYGAVRVFRNRAYRIYTEGNFVSLIGTWVQRVATGWLAWDLTHSGAWLGAVAAAELLPSIVLGPFGGAAADRLDRFRLIVWAQSLMAVVAFVLGWATLHGWVDIWTLFGLTVVNGCLQSFNQASRLSLVRSLVQREDLPAAIAVNSVLWNSARFVGPVCAGFLIVVFEIGWSFVANGLSFLAFVAAMYVLRHDIPRGGVTSGGPILKQIAEGIAYVARHEGMRPLMLMLFIGAVFSRPFAELLPGISDAVFHRGAEGLATLTSATGIGAVIAGVWLAQAAKFGRLTLLALNSNALLALALLVLAATDSFYVGVAATAAAGLCMTVNGVANQSIVQYASAPEMMGRVLSIYGLSFRAGPALGALAMGTASEWFGLQIPVAVGAVVCLVAWLWLVRRQGRIAAAMGEGHDPSNPKTEEPAPS, encoded by the coding sequence ATGCTGAGTTTGACCTCCTATGGCGCCGTGCGGGTCTTCCGGAACCGCGCCTATCGCATCTACACCGAAGGCAATTTCGTCTCGCTGATCGGCACCTGGGTGCAGCGGGTGGCGACCGGATGGCTGGCCTGGGACCTGACCCATTCCGGCGCCTGGCTCGGCGCCGTCGCCGCGGCGGAACTGCTGCCGAGCATCGTGCTGGGGCCGTTCGGCGGTGCCGCCGCGGACCGGCTGGATAGGTTCCGCCTGATCGTCTGGGCGCAGTCGCTGATGGCGGTGGTCGCCTTCGTGCTGGGCTGGGCGACGCTGCACGGCTGGGTCGACATCTGGACGCTGTTCGGCCTCACCGTCGTCAATGGCTGTCTGCAATCCTTCAACCAGGCCTCGCGCCTGTCGCTGGTGCGCAGCCTGGTGCAGCGCGAGGACCTGCCGGCGGCGATCGCGGTCAATTCGGTGCTCTGGAACAGCGCCCGCTTCGTCGGGCCGGTGTGTGCGGGCTTCCTGATCGTCGTGTTTGAGATCGGCTGGTCGTTCGTCGCCAACGGGCTCAGCTTCCTGGCCTTCGTTGCGGCCATGTATGTGCTGCGCCACGACATTCCCCGCGGCGGGGTCACCAGCGGCGGGCCGATCCTGAAGCAAATCGCGGAAGGCATCGCCTATGTCGCCCGGCACGAGGGCATGCGGCCGCTGATGCTGATGCTGTTCATCGGTGCGGTGTTCTCCCGGCCATTTGCGGAACTGCTGCCGGGCATTTCCGACGCGGTGTTCCATCGCGGCGCGGAAGGATTGGCGACGCTGACGTCGGCCACCGGCATCGGCGCCGTCATTGCCGGCGTCTGGCTGGCGCAGGCGGCGAAATTCGGCCGGCTGACCCTGCTCGCGCTGAATTCCAACGCGCTGCTGGCGCTGGCCCTGCTGGTACTGGCGGCCACGGACTCGTTTTATGTCGGCGTCGCGGCAACGGCGGCGGCGGGGCTCTGCATGACCGTCAACGGCGTCGCCAATCAGAGCATCGTGCAATACGCCTCCGCGCCGGAGATGATGGGGCGGGTGCTCAGCATTTATGGCCTGAGCTTCCGCGCCGGGCCGGCGCTGGGGGCGTTGGCGATGGGCACGGCCAGCGAATGGTTCGGCCTGCAAATCCCGGTCGCGGTCGGGGCCGTGGTCTGCCTGGTGGCTTGGCTCTGGCTGGTGCGGCGCCAGGGGAGGATTGCCGCCGCCATGGGGGAAGGGCATGATCCCAGCAACCCAAAAACCGAGGAGCCTGCCCCGTCATGA
- a CDS encoding ABC transporter substrate-binding protein, which yields MSYLRTFGLAALATAGLAAAASTAQAKDLIIGMMCDRTGPTAVTGTALCPGYHDYIDLVNSKGGVMGNKIIADEVDIQYKVPPAIEAYQRYKSEGAVLVSPYGTPMTAALIKTMEEDKIAGTTAGFGTAAAANGEKYPYMFPIAASYWSQTAAAIKFAKDKLGGDLKGKKIAYIFYDNPAGREGIPVLEEIQKQEGYELRTFGVPAPGVEAGSQVLDVTRRYRADFVLLHVFGRAPAVVLKELKRAGYPMDHVIGYVWAVSEGDIAAAGGWDVVEGYNTIQFAGVGSDYPVLQEIRDMYKAEGKDEPEAMKYTVYYNRGVFQAAVHVKAIENAVKAKGSADITGTDVRDGMEALHGFTLGGLVPPLEMSRQDHEGGGFVQVFQVQKGKYVPVTDWFRAYRDDVLRLLAAEHQ from the coding sequence ATGAGTTATTTGCGCACTTTCGGCCTGGCCGCGCTGGCCACGGCCGGCCTGGCGGCGGCGGCATCGACCGCCCAGGCGAAAGACCTTATCATCGGCATGATGTGCGACCGCACCGGCCCGACGGCGGTGACCGGCACGGCGCTCTGCCCCGGCTATCACGACTATATCGACCTCGTGAATTCGAAGGGCGGTGTGATGGGCAACAAGATCATCGCCGACGAGGTCGACATCCAATACAAGGTGCCGCCGGCGATCGAAGCCTATCAGCGCTACAAGTCCGAAGGCGCCGTCCTGGTGTCGCCGTATGGCACGCCGATGACCGCCGCCCTGATCAAGACCATGGAGGAAGACAAGATCGCAGGCACCACCGCCGGCTTCGGCACGGCGGCAGCGGCCAATGGCGAGAAATACCCCTACATGTTCCCGATCGCGGCCAGCTACTGGTCGCAGACCGCCGCCGCAATCAAGTTCGCCAAGGACAAGCTGGGCGGCGACCTGAAGGGCAAGAAGATCGCCTACATCTTCTACGACAACCCGGCGGGCCGCGAAGGCATTCCGGTGCTGGAAGAGATCCAAAAGCAGGAAGGCTATGAGCTGCGCACGTTCGGCGTGCCGGCGCCGGGCGTCGAGGCCGGCTCGCAGGTTCTGGACGTCACCCGTCGCTATCGCGCCGACTTCGTCCTGCTGCACGTGTTCGGCCGCGCCCCGGCGGTCGTGCTGAAGGAGCTGAAGCGGGCCGGCTATCCGATGGATCATGTCATCGGCTATGTCTGGGCCGTCAGCGAAGGCGACATCGCCGCCGCCGGCGGTTGGGACGTCGTGGAAGGCTACAACACGATCCAGTTCGCCGGTGTCGGCAGCGACTATCCGGTGCTGCAGGAAATCCGCGACATGTACAAGGCCGAAGGCAAGGATGAGCCGGAAGCGATGAAGTACACGGTGTACTACAACCGCGGCGTTTTCCAGGCAGCGGTCCACGTCAAGGCCATCGAGAACGCGGTCAAGGCCAAGGGCTCGGCCGACATCACCGGCACCGACGTCCGCGACGGCATGGAGGCGCTGCACGGCTTCACCCTCGGCGGTCTGGTGCCGCCGCTGGAAATGTCGCGCCAGGATCACGAGGGCGGCGGTTTCGTCCAGGTGTTCCAGGTCCAGAAGGGCAAGTATGTGCCGGTCACCGACTGGTTCCGCGCCTATCGCGACGACGTGCTCCGTCTGTTGGCTGCAGAGCACCAATAA
- a CDS encoding branched-chain amino acid ABC transporter permease yields the protein MFHRECGYFKTSYVADQAILPLPIAKQAIIGLAIFFLVLIPFFASDYYLANLSLLGITVVGALGLNILLGYTGQISIGHAAFMSVGAYTAANLAVKLGLPFYITLPLGGCMAAFIGLLVGIPSLRVKGLYLAIATLAAQFIIEWVINHFPAISGGAGASIQVERPNLFGWELDSSAELYYFVMFFAVIAIIATINLIRSRVGRALIAIRDQDIAAEIIGINVFRYKLYAFAISSFYAGVTGVLYTYYLGIATYEQFQIDVSIDFLAMCIIGGLGSITGSIMGAFFITLLPMIIRIFMETVGPFVMDPSVLPTVIGQMRLMIFGGLIIVFLIVEPDGLNRLWLNIRNYFRVWPFSY from the coding sequence ATGTTCCACCGTGAATGCGGCTATTTCAAAACCAGCTATGTCGCCGATCAGGCGATCCTGCCACTGCCCATTGCCAAGCAGGCGATCATCGGCCTCGCCATCTTTTTCCTGGTGCTGATCCCGTTCTTCGCCAGCGATTACTATCTCGCCAATCTCAGCCTGCTCGGCATCACGGTCGTGGGGGCGCTGGGGCTGAACATCCTGCTGGGCTATACCGGCCAGATTTCGATCGGCCACGCGGCCTTCATGTCGGTCGGCGCCTACACGGCGGCGAATCTGGCCGTGAAACTGGGCCTGCCCTTCTATATCACCCTGCCGCTCGGCGGGTGCATGGCCGCCTTCATCGGCCTGCTGGTCGGCATCCCGTCGCTGCGGGTCAAGGGGCTGTATCTGGCGATTGCGACCCTGGCGGCGCAATTCATCATCGAATGGGTGATCAACCACTTCCCGGCGATTTCCGGCGGCGCCGGCGCGTCGATCCAGGTGGAGCGCCCGAACCTGTTCGGCTGGGAGCTCGACAGTTCCGCCGAGCTCTATTACTTCGTGATGTTCTTCGCGGTGATCGCCATCATCGCGACGATCAACCTGATCCGCAGCCGGGTCGGGCGCGCGCTGATCGCCATCCGCGACCAGGATATCGCGGCGGAAATCATCGGCATCAACGTGTTCCGCTACAAGCTCTACGCCTTTGCGATCTCCTCGTTCTATGCGGGCGTGACCGGCGTGCTCTACACCTACTACCTGGGCATTGCGACCTACGAGCAGTTCCAGATCGACGTATCGATCGACTTCCTGGCGATGTGCATCATCGGCGGCCTCGGCTCGATCACCGGTTCGATCATGGGCGCCTTCTTCATCACGCTGCTGCCGATGATCATCCGCATTTTCATGGAAACCGTCGGGCCGTTCGTCATGGACCCGTCCGTGTTGCCGACCGTGATCGGCCAGATGCGCCTTATGATCTTCGGCGGTCTGATCATCGTCTTCCTGATCGTGGAACCGGATGGCTTAAACCGTTTGTGGTTGAATATCCGGAACTATTTCAGGGTTTGGCCGTTCTCCTACTAG
- a CDS encoding AMP-binding protein — translation MAAREETLPGLMLRNAQVRPAKSAMREKDLGIWRTYTWADYAREVTEFADGLAALGFGAGDKLVVIGDNRPRLYWAQVAAQGLGGAAVPIYQDSIASEMAFVLADADTKVIVAEDQEQVDKVLSIKDQVPSLECLIYDDSRGLLNYTDPLLRSFEAVQEAGRGQAGAFAKSVDGLDPDTIALMSYTSGTTGKPKGVMLSHRNLVETAKIFVANEDVRESDDFLSYLPMAWVGESMYGLTVALLVGCCANCPESPETLERDLRELGPTGFIASPRGWETILSQLQVKANDTAGVKRWFYETFRAAAVAGELAKAEGRSAGAMNGLMRWLGEFFVYGPVRDQIGLRRARWCYTGGAPLGHDTFRFFRAIGINLKQVYGSTEVSGLVSIQPDNKVNPDTVGPPCPGIEVKIADNGEILIKSDGVFKGYYKREDATAEAFTGDGYFKTGDAGILDEKRGDLLVIDRAKDVGKMADGTAFAPQFIESKLKFSPYISEAVSFGDGRAFVSVMIAIDQATVGNWAEKNGIPYTNYADLSQKPEVRELISNEIGRVNATLPDAVRVKRFLLLAKDLDADDAEVTRTRKLRRSYIAERYAPVIAAFYGNQTEVDLRTEVTFEDGRRSHVDARLLIQDAA, via the coding sequence ATGGCTGCTCGCGAGGAAACGCTGCCGGGGCTGATGCTGCGCAATGCGCAGGTACGGCCGGCCAAATCGGCAATGCGCGAAAAGGATCTGGGCATCTGGCGGACCTATACCTGGGCCGACTATGCGCGGGAGGTGACGGAATTCGCCGACGGGCTGGCGGCACTGGGCTTCGGTGCCGGCGACAAGTTGGTGGTGATCGGCGACAACCGCCCCCGTCTCTACTGGGCGCAGGTCGCGGCCCAGGGGCTGGGCGGCGCGGCGGTGCCGATCTATCAGGACTCGATCGCATCGGAAATGGCCTTCGTCCTGGCCGACGCCGACACCAAGGTGATCGTCGCCGAGGATCAGGAACAGGTCGACAAGGTGCTGTCGATCAAGGACCAGGTGCCCAGTCTGGAATGCCTGATCTATGACGACAGCCGCGGCCTCCTGAACTACACGGACCCGCTGTTGCGCTCGTTCGAGGCGGTGCAGGAAGCGGGACGCGGCCAGGCCGGCGCCTTTGCGAAAAGCGTCGACGGGCTCGACCCCGATACGATTGCGCTGATGAGCTACACGTCCGGCACCACCGGCAAGCCCAAGGGCGTGATGCTCTCGCACCGCAATCTGGTGGAAACCGCGAAAATCTTCGTCGCCAACGAGGATGTGCGCGAAAGCGACGACTTTCTCTCCTACCTGCCGATGGCATGGGTGGGCGAGAGCATGTACGGCCTGACGGTGGCGTTGCTGGTCGGCTGCTGCGCCAACTGCCCGGAAAGCCCGGAAACGCTGGAACGCGACCTGCGCGAGCTGGGGCCGACCGGCTTCATCGCCTCGCCGCGGGGCTGGGAGACCATTCTCTCGCAATTGCAGGTCAAGGCGAACGATACCGCCGGCGTCAAGCGCTGGTTCTACGAGACCTTCCGCGCCGCCGCCGTTGCCGGCGAACTGGCCAAGGCGGAAGGTCGGTCGGCCGGCGCGATGAACGGCCTGATGCGCTGGCTCGGCGAATTCTTCGTCTACGGCCCGGTGCGCGACCAGATCGGCCTGCGCCGGGCGCGCTGGTGCTATACCGGCGGTGCGCCGCTCGGCCATGACACGTTCCGCTTTTTCCGCGCCATCGGCATCAACCTGAAACAGGTCTACGGCTCGACCGAGGTTTCGGGCCTGGTGTCGATCCAGCCGGACAACAAGGTGAACCCCGATACGGTCGGCCCGCCCTGCCCCGGCATCGAGGTCAAGATCGCCGACAACGGCGAAATCCTGATCAAGTCCGACGGCGTGTTCAAAGGCTATTACAAGCGCGAGGACGCCACGGCCGAGGCCTTCACCGGCGACGGCTATTTCAAGACCGGCGACGCCGGCATTCTCGACGAGAAGCGGGGCGACCTGCTGGTGATCGACCGCGCCAAGGATGTCGGCAAGATGGCCGATGGCACGGCGTTCGCGCCGCAGTTCATCGAAAGCAAGCTGAAATTCTCGCCCTATATCTCGGAGGCGGTTTCGTTCGGCGACGGGCGGGCCTTCGTCTCGGTCATGATCGCCATCGACCAGGCCACCGTCGGCAACTGGGCGGAAAAGAACGGCATTCCCTATACCAACTATGCCGACCTCAGCCAGAAGCCGGAAGTGCGCGAGCTGATTTCGAACGAAATCGGCCGCGTCAACGCCACCCTGCCGGATGCGGTGCGGGTGAAGCGTTTCCTGCTGCTGGCCAAGGATCTCGACGCGGACGATGCGGAAGTGACACGCACGCGCAAGCTGCGCCGCAGCTATATCGCAGAGCGCTATGCCCCCGTGATCGCCGCCTTCTACGGCAACCAGACCGAGGTGGATTTGCGCACCGAAGTCACCTTCGAAGACGGCCGGCGCAGTCATGTGGACGCGCGCCTGCTGATCCAGGACGCGGCTTAA
- a CDS encoding MFS transporter — MTQKHEDSIETPYGWVIMGASLLIITMAVASNYLVVVGLKPMADAMDWPRWVTSSAYSVIALGSGTGGILIGLYADKRGIWLPVMLAGFSIALGTTLVSRVEHPLTMLALCFVFIGVFGNGAVFSPLIANTTRWFDRRRGIAVAIVMSGQNLAGAVWAPTIRYGIETYGWRETWALYGIVAGVCVPPLALLLRRRAPQIKAGVTPPPEKHAIETRWPPLVAQGLLCLAIIGCCVAMAMPLVHIVAYCGDLGFGIDEGAQMLSLLLACGFFSRMLFGWLSDRIGGLKTIFLGAGLQALALTLFAFVDTLAGLYLISALFGLVFGGIVPSYALATRQLFPARQASARIGVIFMAGYIGMASGGLLGGVIFDLTLDYRVAFAVGVAFNLMNLLCLSLILGNRKTAPGLARQPAE, encoded by the coding sequence ATGACCCAAAAGCACGAGGACAGCATCGAAACACCCTATGGTTGGGTGATCATGGGCGCCTCGCTGCTGATCATCACCATGGCGGTGGCGTCAAACTATCTGGTCGTGGTCGGCCTCAAACCCATGGCCGACGCCATGGATTGGCCGCGCTGGGTGACCTCGTCGGCCTATTCGGTGATCGCGCTCGGGTCGGGCACCGGCGGCATCCTGATCGGGCTCTATGCCGACAAGCGGGGCATCTGGCTGCCGGTGATGCTGGCCGGGTTTTCGATCGCGCTCGGCACCACGCTGGTGAGCCGGGTGGAGCATCCGCTGACGATGCTCGCCCTCTGCTTCGTCTTCATCGGCGTGTTCGGCAACGGCGCCGTGTTCTCGCCCCTGATCGCCAACACCACCCGCTGGTTCGACCGCCGCCGCGGCATTGCCGTGGCCATCGTCATGTCCGGGCAGAACCTGGCCGGCGCCGTCTGGGCGCCGACCATCCGCTATGGCATCGAGACCTATGGCTGGCGCGAGACCTGGGCCCTATACGGCATCGTCGCCGGAGTGTGCGTGCCGCCGCTGGCGCTGCTGCTGCGCCGCCGCGCGCCACAGATCAAAGCCGGCGTCACGCCTCCACCCGAAAAGCACGCGATCGAAACGCGATGGCCGCCGCTGGTGGCGCAGGGGCTGTTGTGCCTGGCGATCATCGGCTGCTGTGTCGCCATGGCCATGCCACTGGTCCACATCGTCGCCTATTGCGGCGATCTGGGCTTCGGCATCGACGAGGGCGCGCAGATGCTGTCGCTGCTGCTGGCCTGCGGTTTCTTCAGCCGCATGCTGTTCGGCTGGCTCAGCGACCGCATTGGCGGCCTCAAGACCATCTTCCTGGGCGCGGGCCTGCAAGCGCTGGCTCTGACCTTGTTCGCCTTCGTCGACACGCTGGCCGGCCTGTATCTGATCTCCGCGCTGTTCGGATTGGTGTTCGGCGGCATCGTGCCGAGCTATGCGCTGGCAACGCGGCAGTTGTTTCCGGCCCGTCAGGCGTCCGCACGCATCGGCGTGATCTTCATGGCCGGCTATATCGGCATGGCGAGCGGCGGCCTTTTGGGCGGCGTGATTTTCGACCTGACGCTCGACTACCGGGTGGCCTTTGCCGTCGGCGTCGCCTTCAACCTGATGAACCTGCTCTGCCTGTCGCTGATCCTGGGGAACCGGAAGACCGCCCCGGGGCTCGCACGGCAGCCGGCGGAGTAA
- a CDS encoding branched-chain amino acid ABC transporter permease, which produces MEFAISLVAEGTLTGLMYSLIALGFVLIYKSTDAINFAQGEFVMIAAIVVAGCIDWFGFPLLVAVLIGFLFMVVFGMGLERFVLRPMIGMPIVSIIMATIGLAFFLRGFGPLVFGAAPTTINLPIPDSPIFWGPLYLKPIMLVGAGISILFLLAFGWFFLKSRAGVAMRAVADSHQVSMAMGINVERFFAVAWITAGIVALLGGLVWGNMIGVDTQLALVGLKVFPVVILGGLDSIIGVVVGGIIVGVVEALTSGFIDPMVGGGMKDFAPYVLMIVMLMIRPYGIFGRRLIERI; this is translated from the coding sequence TTGGAATTTGCGATCTCGCTGGTGGCGGAAGGCACGCTGACCGGCCTGATGTATTCGCTGATCGCGCTCGGCTTCGTGCTGATCTACAAATCGACCGACGCCATCAACTTTGCCCAGGGCGAGTTCGTCATGATCGCCGCCATTGTCGTGGCCGGCTGCATCGATTGGTTCGGCTTCCCCTTGCTGGTGGCCGTCCTGATCGGCTTCCTGTTCATGGTCGTGTTCGGCATGGGGCTGGAACGGTTCGTGCTGCGACCCATGATCGGCATGCCGATCGTCTCCATCATCATGGCGACCATCGGCCTGGCCTTCTTCCTGCGCGGTTTCGGCCCGCTGGTCTTCGGGGCCGCACCGACAACCATCAACCTGCCGATCCCCGATAGCCCGATTTTCTGGGGTCCGCTCTACCTGAAACCGATCATGCTGGTCGGTGCCGGCATCAGCATCCTGTTCCTGCTGGCGTTCGGCTGGTTCTTCCTCAAATCGCGTGCCGGCGTCGCCATGCGCGCGGTGGCGGACAGCCACCAGGTCTCGATGGCGATGGGCATCAACGTGGAACGGTTCTTCGCCGTCGCCTGGATCACCGCCGGCATCGTCGCGCTGCTGGGCGGCCTGGTCTGGGGCAACATGATCGGCGTCGATACCCAGCTGGCGCTGGTGGGCCTGAAAGTGTTCCCGGTCGTGATCCTGGGCGGCCTCGACTCGATTATCGGCGTGGTCGTCGGCGGCATCATTGTCGGCGTGGTCGAAGCGCTGACCTCCGGCTTTATCGACCCGATGGTCGGCGGCGGCATGAAGGACTTCGCCCCGTATGTCTTGATGATCGTCATGCTGATGATCCGCCCCTACGGCATTTTCGGCCGCCGCCTGATCGAGAGGATCTAA
- a CDS encoding ABC transporter ATP-binding protein: protein MVEPNGHDSILSVRGVSKFFGGVRANNDVSIEVPRGKIFAIIGPNGAGKTSLLNMISGFYVPDAGEITFNSKKISGLKPSEIARQGIARTFQNIALFRGMSVLQNMMLGRHVLMKTSVLSSFVYWGAAQREEVAHREKVEELIDFLRLNDLRKAPTGELAYGLQKRVELGRALAAEPDLLLLDEPMAGMNQEEKEDMVRYVLDIAEQRGTTIVLIEHDMGVVMDISDHIAVLDQGEKIADGTPDEVRANPRVIEAYLGAGH, encoded by the coding sequence ATGGTAGAGCCCAACGGGCACGACTCGATTTTGAGCGTGCGCGGTGTGTCGAAATTTTTCGGCGGCGTCCGCGCAAACAATGATGTCAGTATAGAAGTACCGCGCGGAAAGATCTTTGCCATTATCGGCCCCAATGGCGCCGGTAAGACATCCTTGCTGAACATGATCAGTGGTTTCTATGTCCCGGATGCGGGCGAAATCACCTTCAACAGCAAAAAGATCTCCGGCCTGAAGCCGAGCGAGATCGCGCGGCAAGGCATCGCCCGCACGTTCCAGAACATCGCCCTGTTCCGCGGCATGTCCGTGTTGCAGAACATGATGCTGGGACGGCACGTGCTGATGAAGACCAGCGTCCTCTCCTCCTTCGTCTATTGGGGCGCGGCCCAGCGCGAAGAAGTCGCCCACCGCGAAAAGGTCGAGGAGTTGATCGACTTCCTCCGCCTGAACGACCTGCGCAAGGCCCCGACGGGCGAGCTGGCCTATGGTCTGCAAAAACGCGTCGAGCTGGGCCGGGCGCTGGCGGCGGAGCCGGACCTGCTGCTGCTGGACGAGCCCATGGCCGGCATGAACCAGGAAGAGAAAGAGGACATGGTGCGCTATGTCCTCGACATCGCCGAGCAACGCGGCACCACCATTGTGCTGATCGAGCACGACATGGGCGTGGTCATGGACATTTCCGACCATATCGCCGTGCTGGACCAGGGCGAGAAAATCGCCGACGGCACGCCGGACGAGGTCCGCGCCAATCCGCGCGTGATCGAAGCCTATCTCGGCGCCGGACACTAG
- a CDS encoding nitroreductase family protein — translation MTKTLADLVSYRYGIETDLGADRPAEGLLAQILDRRSHRRWTPDPVPEDLLQLLFACAFSASAKSDLQQSGVVVVRDKAVQQAITDLIPAMPWIATAPVFMIWIGDNHRIRRICEMRGKPFGNDHLDSFLNAATDTALAMQTFILAAESQGLGCCPISNVRNHAAAIAEMLKLPPHTFPYAGLCLGYPAREGFSSMRLPLTRFVHDDTYNEATLAADIDGYDRRRAARHAPPKTSWRDVERWGEPDFYGWSEDKARQVAVTERDNLGPFVRAQGMKLD, via the coding sequence ATGACCAAGACCCTCGCCGACCTCGTCTCCTACCGCTATGGCATCGAGACCGACCTGGGGGCGGACCGCCCGGCGGAAGGATTGCTGGCACAGATCCTGGACCGGCGCTCGCACCGGCGCTGGACGCCGGACCCGGTGCCGGAGGATCTGCTGCAACTGCTGTTCGCCTGCGCCTTTTCCGCCAGCGCCAAGTCGGACCTGCAACAATCCGGCGTCGTCGTCGTGCGCGACAAGGCCGTGCAGCAGGCAATCACCGACCTGATCCCGGCCATGCCCTGGATCGCGACGGCGCCGGTGTTCATGATCTGGATCGGCGACAACCACCGCATCCGCCGCATTTGCGAGATGCGCGGCAAGCCGTTCGGCAACGACCATCTCGACAGCTTCCTGAACGCCGCCACCGACACCGCACTGGCCATGCAGACCTTCATCCTGGCGGCCGAGAGCCAGGGGCTGGGCTGCTGCCCGATCTCGAACGTGCGCAACCACGCCGCCGCCATCGCGGAGATGCTGAAGCTGCCGCCGCACACCTTCCCCTATGCCGGGCTCTGCCTCGGCTATCCGGCGCGCGAGGGCTTTTCGTCGATGCGGCTGCCGCTCACGCGCTTCGTCCACGACGACACCTATAACGAGGCCACGCTGGCAGCCGATATCGACGGCTATGACCGCCGCCGCGCCGCCCGGCACGCACCGCCCAAGACGAGCTGGCGCGATGTGGAGCGGTGGGGCGAGCCAGACTTCTATGGCTGGTCCGAGGACAAGGCCCGCCAGGTGGCCGTGACCGAGCGGGACAATCTGGGGCCGTTCGTGCGCGCCCAGGGGATGAAGCTCGACTGA
- a CDS encoding ABC transporter ATP-binding protein — protein MLQLNNIEVMYNNVILVLKGVSIHMAPGKITTILGANGAGKTTTLKAISGVLRSERGEITHGTIELDGEPIDRMAGHDIVRKGVVQVFEGRRVFVNLTCEENLIAGAHIEPSTAEMKRRMDMVYQYFPRIGERRHSRSGYLSGGEQQMLAIGRALMSNPKVILLDEPSLGLAPLIIEEIFGIIGRLNAEQGVTIGLVEQNANLALGIAHFGYVMENGSIVMEGPAEQLRDNADIKEFYLGMSEHGERKNYRDVKHYRRRKRWLS, from the coding sequence ATGCTGCAACTCAACAACATCGAAGTCATGTACAACAATGTGATCCTGGTGCTGAAAGGCGTCTCGATCCACATGGCGCCGGGTAAGATCACCACCATCCTGGGCGCCAACGGAGCCGGCAAGACCACGACGCTGAAGGCGATTTCCGGCGTGCTCCGCTCCGAGCGGGGCGAGATCACCCACGGCACGATCGAACTGGACGGCGAGCCCATCGACCGCATGGCCGGCCACGACATCGTGCGCAAGGGCGTGGTGCAGGTGTTCGAAGGCCGCCGTGTCTTCGTCAACCTGACCTGCGAGGAAAACCTCATCGCCGGCGCCCATATCGAACCCTCCACCGCCGAGATGAAGCGGCGGATGGATATGGTCTACCAGTATTTCCCGCGCATCGGCGAACGCCGCCACAGCCGCAGCGGCTATCTCTCCGGCGGCGAGCAACAGATGCTGGCCATCGGCCGCGCGCTGATGAGCAACCCGAAAGTAATCCTGCTGGACGAGCCGAGCCTTGGCCTGGCGCCGCTGATCATCGAGGAGATTTTCGGCATTATCGGCCGCCTCAACGCCGAACAGGGCGTCACCATCGGCCTGGTGGAGCAGAACGCCAACCTGGCGCTCGGCATCGCCCATTTCGGCTATGTGATGGAGAACGGCTCCATCGTCATGGAAGGCCCGGCCGAGCAGTTGCGCGACAACGCCGACATCAAGGAATTCTACCTCGGCATGTCGGAACACGGCGAGCGCAAGAACTACCGCGACGTCAAGCACTACCGCCGCCGCAAGCGCTGGCTGTCGTAA